The following are encoded in a window of Staphylospora marina genomic DNA:
- the lepB gene encoding signal peptidase I — translation MFGKRRFLRWIGTLVSLVAAAWLINQYGVAMSVVSGTSMAPTLQDGDRLLVNKFRFLVKEPSVGDVITFRDPSDQNRFLVKRVIGVGGDVIEIRGGVVYRNGIPVRETYTSSPVEGDDHGPVKVKPGTVFVLGDNRQLHASRDSRYESVGLVPVNLIDGKVEWILWRPSLAASL, via the coding sequence ATGTTCGGAAAGAGACGCTTTCTGAGGTGGATTGGCACGTTGGTTTCGTTGGTTGCGGCCGCCTGGCTGATCAATCAGTACGGAGTGGCGATGTCCGTGGTCAGCGGAACATCCATGGCTCCCACCCTCCAGGACGGTGACCGCCTTTTGGTCAACAAGTTCCGGTTTCTGGTGAAGGAACCCTCGGTGGGAGATGTGATCACCTTCAGGGATCCCTCCGACCAAAACCGCTTTCTCGTCAAACGGGTGATCGGAGTGGGAGGAGATGTGATCGAAATCCGTGGAGGAGTCGTGTACCGAAACGGGATCCCCGTCCGGGAAACCTACACGTCCTCGCCGGTGGAAGGAGATGATCACGGGCCGGTGAAGGTGAAGCCCGGAACGGTCTTCGTTTTGGGAGACAATCGTCAGCTCCATGCGTCCCGGGACAGCCGGTATGAAAGTGTCGGGCTGGTACCGGTGAACCTGATCGACGGCAAGGTGGAATGGATTTTGTGGAGACCTTCTTTGGCGGCATCTTTGTAG
- a CDS encoding ATP-binding protein, producing the protein MHKTYRVQYEWDIVHIRSEAREIARMMGFDEVDQARIVQAISELGRNVIHHAEEGEITLSEAEENGQRGIRIRVRDTGPGMPNLQDWKQGTGQSVGETGGLKSVDMLMDEMRQIPVDSGTCVEAIKWLKHADVENESTVRPQRQS; encoded by the coding sequence ATGCATAAAACATACCGGGTTCAATATGAGTGGGATATCGTGCACATCCGGAGCGAGGCCCGCGAAATCGCAAGAATGATGGGCTTTGACGAAGTGGATCAGGCGAGGATCGTTCAAGCGATTTCAGAGCTGGGCCGCAATGTGATCCATCATGCCGAAGAAGGGGAGATCACCCTTTCCGAGGCGGAAGAAAACGGGCAGCGCGGCATCCGGATCCGGGTTCGGGACACGGGACCGGGGATGCCCAACCTGCAGGATTGGAAACAGGGGACGGGTCAATCCGTCGGCGAGACCGGGGGCCTCAAGTCGGTGGACATGCTGATGGATGAAATGCGGCAGATTCCCGTTGACTCCGGAACGTGCGTGGAAGCGATCAAGTGGTTGAAACATGCGGATGTGGAAAATGAGTCCACGGTCCGCCCTCAGCGTCAATCGTGA
- a CDS encoding VanW family protein has protein sequence MEEKKRQPGEPVHEDRLSTGEEAVENTSGAAGEPSGNVPEQAGGPAGNEGSAQQPAQVEEKTETDAEHPEDRQPGSDDRKDRAFDTMELRLFDQLDTSVNADPSKPEDSAPSARAAEPTGEGPDRKEGEPGTSTDAAGEPENSPTQKDERDTVSESGKAPIASDQPAGEGSREAEVAAKPADDEPVADGGGDKASDQDHEPVAGEDGEKATGDGSGSAPAEGSKTERKESEPVAARKASEPDPASEKKDNREDTGVITAIKREIRNTPKPKKMLVGTIAVAMVLAGVAGFSAYADSSGVSLPEQKPQAQQPAKQPAKLMLTHSGQSFELDLYTMGYDGKNPDSIDQGKLRKWLDDVKDQVTVQPQNAKRKKITSQITPEKPGLKMDVKTVESWLLNLGALINKPTEIPMLEVEPSVTAADLQQVDQKLIGKYTTRFDPGNVNRTTNIKLASKAIDGLILMPGEVFSFNKVVGPRTAARGYKPAPVIVKGEYSEGIGGGICQVSSTLYNSVDEANLRIVQRRSHSKEVTYVPPGRDATVSWGGPDFKFKNNLNKPVLIRIKISGSRLTVYTYTVPGAKVARKKVPEAPESFSTIQVDPNKPTDDLPKSEQ, from the coding sequence GTGGAAGAGAAAAAACGGCAACCGGGTGAACCGGTGCACGAAGACCGGCTTTCCACGGGGGAAGAAGCGGTGGAAAACACTTCCGGGGCCGCCGGTGAACCGAGCGGAAATGTTCCGGAGCAAGCAGGCGGTCCGGCCGGAAACGAAGGAAGCGCACAACAACCGGCTCAAGTGGAAGAGAAGACGGAAACCGACGCCGAACATCCCGAGGATCGGCAGCCGGGCAGTGACGACCGGAAAGATCGGGCTTTCGACACCATGGAACTTCGCCTGTTCGATCAGCTTGACACATCCGTGAATGCGGATCCGTCGAAACCGGAGGATTCCGCTCCGTCCGCGCGGGCGGCCGAGCCGACCGGAGAAGGTCCGGATCGGAAGGAAGGGGAACCCGGGACGTCGACGGATGCGGCGGGAGAACCCGAAAACTCTCCCACGCAAAAAGACGAACGGGACACTGTCTCAGAGAGCGGGAAAGCCCCGATTGCTTCCGATCAGCCTGCCGGTGAGGGTTCCCGTGAAGCGGAAGTCGCCGCGAAACCGGCCGATGATGAACCGGTTGCGGACGGGGGCGGAGACAAAGCTTCCGATCAAGATCATGAACCGGTGGCGGGCGAGGACGGGGAAAAAGCGACCGGTGACGGTTCCGGCAGCGCGCCGGCAGAGGGCTCGAAGACCGAACGGAAAGAGTCCGAACCCGTTGCCGCCCGAAAAGCGAGCGAGCCGGACCCTGCTTCGGAGAAAAAGGACAACCGGGAAGATACCGGCGTGATCACCGCGATCAAAAGGGAAATTCGCAACACGCCCAAGCCCAAGAAAATGCTGGTGGGCACCATTGCGGTGGCGATGGTGTTGGCGGGTGTGGCGGGATTCAGTGCTTATGCGGACTCATCCGGGGTTTCCCTGCCCGAACAAAAACCGCAGGCCCAACAACCGGCCAAACAACCGGCCAAGCTCATGCTCACGCATTCCGGACAATCGTTTGAACTCGATCTTTACACGATGGGCTATGACGGAAAGAATCCGGACTCCATCGATCAGGGGAAACTGCGGAAATGGCTGGACGACGTGAAGGATCAGGTGACCGTTCAGCCCCAAAACGCCAAACGGAAAAAAATCACGAGCCAAATCACGCCCGAAAAGCCCGGGTTGAAAATGGACGTCAAAACCGTGGAGTCCTGGCTTTTGAATCTCGGAGCGTTGATCAACAAGCCCACCGAAATTCCGATGCTGGAAGTGGAGCCGTCCGTGACGGCGGCCGATCTTCAACAGGTCGATCAAAAACTGATCGGGAAATACACCACGCGCTTCGATCCGGGGAACGTGAACCGGACCACCAACATCAAACTGGCTTCGAAGGCGATCGACGGTCTCATCCTGATGCCGGGTGAGGTGTTCTCGTTCAACAAGGTGGTCGGCCCCCGCACGGCCGCCAGGGGGTACAAACCGGCTCCGGTGATCGTCAAAGGCGAGTACAGCGAGGGAATCGGCGGCGGTATCTGCCAAGTGTCCTCGACGCTGTACAACAGTGTGGATGAGGCCAATCTCCGGATTGTGCAGAGAAGAAGTCACAGCAAAGAAGTGACGTATGTTCCGCCGGGTCGGGATGCCACCGTCTCCTGGGGCGGGCCCGATTTCAAGTTCAAGAACAACCTGAACAAACCGGTGCTCATCCGCATCAAGATCTCCGGTTCCCGCCTCACGGTATACACCTATACCGTTCCGGGGGCCAAAGTGGCCCGCAAGAAGGTGCCGGAAGCTCCGGAGTCCTTCTCCACCATTCAGGTGGACCCCAACAAACCGACCGACGATCTGCCCAAGTCCGAACAATGA
- the codY gene encoding GTP-sensing pleiotropic transcriptional regulator CodY — protein sequence MDLLTKTRRISKILQKNVGHHLVDFDEVAHALCDIIGANVYIVGPEGKLLGLAINHEVENERMQQYLRERQFPSEYAKLLMDADKPMTNIGVDSPYTAYPTEMKDMFRQGYTTLVPIIGGGDHLGTLVLSRLNNQFEEDDLVLAEYGATVVGMEILRERAGQIEDEARSRAVVQLAINSLSFSELEAAEHIFNELDGTEGLLVASKIADRVGITRSVIVNALRKLESAGVVESRSLGMKGTYIKILNNKLLPALEKARH from the coding sequence ATGGACCTGCTCACAAAAACCAGGAGAATCTCAAAAATCCTGCAAAAGAACGTCGGTCACCATCTGGTGGACTTCGACGAAGTGGCACATGCCCTGTGCGACATCATCGGTGCCAACGTGTACATCGTCGGCCCGGAAGGGAAGCTTCTGGGACTTGCCATCAACCACGAAGTGGAAAATGAGCGCATGCAGCAGTATCTGCGGGAGCGTCAATTCCCGAGCGAATACGCCAAACTGCTGATGGATGCGGACAAACCGATGACCAACATCGGCGTGGACAGCCCGTACACCGCTTATCCGACGGAAATGAAGGACATGTTCCGCCAAGGATATACCACGTTGGTGCCGATCATCGGCGGCGGCGATCATCTCGGAACGTTGGTGCTTTCCCGGCTGAACAACCAGTTTGAAGAGGATGACCTGGTGCTCGCGGAGTACGGGGCCACCGTCGTCGGAATGGAAATTCTGCGCGAGAGGGCCGGACAGATCGAAGATGAAGCGCGGAGCCGGGCGGTCGTGCAACTGGCGATCAACTCGCTCTCTTTCAGCGAATTGGAAGCCGCCGAGCACATCTTCAATGAGCTGGACGGCACGGAAGGGCTGCTGGTTGCCAGCAAGATCGCCGATCGCGTGGGGATCACCCGCTCCGTCATCGTCAACGCGCTTCGCAAACTGGAGAGCGCCGGTGTGGTGGAGTCCCGCTCTCTCGGCATGAAGGGAACCTACATCAAAATCCTCAACAACAAACTGCTCCCCGCATTGGAAAAAGCACGTCACTGA
- the coxB gene encoding cytochrome c oxidase subunit II: MSRQHFWRVLPIVALVVLALSGCSGHESLNTLDPKGSAGETQFDLMKLSFLIMLGVFATVITIFVYVLIRFRKRKGVERKVDNVHGNIWYEITWTVIPIILLTIMAIPTVKSTFDLAEEPEGEDVLKVKVTGHQYWWEFEYPELGIRTAQELYIPVGKKVFLEIHGRDVLHSFWVPALGGKMDVIPGRVNTMTLDADKPGMYQGKCAELCGAGHALMDFRVYAKEQSEFDAWVAQMKKPASVATTSDQKKGEELFLQNCLACHAGTHPKIKAPDLTKFGTRETVAGILPHTEENLKKWLKDPQSVKPGANMPKIDYLQPDELEALVDYLESRK, from the coding sequence GTGAGTCGACAACATTTCTGGCGAGTCCTGCCAATTGTCGCACTGGTTGTTCTCGCTCTTTCCGGATGTTCCGGTCATGAGAGCCTGAACACCCTGGATCCCAAGGGATCCGCCGGTGAAACGCAGTTTGACTTGATGAAGCTGAGCTTCCTCATCATGCTTGGAGTTTTTGCTACCGTCATCACCATTTTTGTCTACGTGTTGATCCGTTTCCGCAAACGCAAGGGAGTCGAGCGGAAAGTGGACAACGTTCACGGAAACATCTGGTATGAAATCACCTGGACGGTCATTCCGATCATCCTGCTCACGATCATGGCCATCCCCACGGTGAAAAGCACCTTCGATCTCGCCGAAGAGCCAGAGGGCGAAGATGTGCTCAAGGTCAAAGTGACGGGTCACCAGTACTGGTGGGAATTTGAATATCCGGAGCTTGGCATCCGGACGGCCCAAGAGCTGTACATTCCGGTCGGCAAGAAAGTGTTCCTGGAGATCCACGGCCGCGACGTGCTGCACTCCTTCTGGGTGCCGGCGCTGGGTGGCAAAATGGACGTCATTCCGGGACGCGTCAACACCATGACGCTTGACGCCGACAAACCCGGCATGTATCAGGGCAAGTGCGCGGAGCTCTGCGGAGCCGGTCACGCGCTGATGGACTTCCGGGTGTATGCCAAGGAACAAAGCGAATTTGACGCATGGGTCGCCCAAATGAAAAAACCGGCTTCCGTCGCCACCACTTCCGACCAGAAGAAGGGTGAGGAGCTGTTCCTGCAAAACTGTCTGGCTTGCCACGCCGGAACCCATCCGAAAATCAAGGCTCCGGACCTGACCAAGTTCGGCACCAGGGAAACGGTCGCCGGCATTCTGCCGCACACCGAGGAAAACCTGAAAAAATGGCTGAAAGACCCGCAATCGGTCAAACCGGGTGCGAACATGCCGAAGATCGATTATCTGCAACCCGACGAACTGGAAGCACTGGTCGATTACCTCGAGAGCCGCAAATGA
- the pabB gene encoding aminodeoxychorismate synthase component I, with product MEILLRPIPGDVRPESVFVHVMSRRPYAFWLDGNLPAEGLARWSFLGADPRFLVEVRDGTTRVVHRDRKEILDGNPFDAIKDIWNRFRTDGVSYGDIPFIGGFVGYFGYEMNRYAESVPAGLPDPVGAPDSFWMFADRVLIWDQKLRKAWLSRILLGGEDRKSAERDMERDVEAILRASARPLPEVPGHSRDDASAEVGMFAGMETRETYLEKIARIKEHIAAGDIYQACFTHPFSCVLHADPFELYRVLRAVNPAPFSCFLRMGDLAVCSSSPERFLKLGANGLLETRPIKGTRRRSGDEAEDRARAEELRASVKDRAENVMIVDLARHDLGKVSASGSVIVPELFRIESYATVHQLVSVVEGKLAEGVHPVDAIRASFPGGSMTGAPKIRAMEILHELETVKRGIYSGGLGYLDVRGNFDLSMVIRTVVCREDRAWFHVGGGIVADSDPDDEYRESLDKAAALKRAILLCNRRASSIPENPA from the coding sequence ATGGAAATTCTGCTCAGACCCATTCCGGGAGACGTCCGTCCGGAGTCGGTCTTCGTGCATGTCATGAGCCGCCGGCCTTACGCGTTTTGGCTGGACGGCAATCTTCCCGCGGAAGGCCTGGCCCGTTGGTCGTTTCTCGGCGCGGATCCCCGATTCCTGGTGGAGGTGCGGGACGGAACGACGAGGGTTGTTCACCGTGACCGCAAGGAAATCCTGGACGGAAATCCCTTTGACGCCATCAAGGACATTTGGAACCGCTTTCGAACTGACGGTGTTTCATACGGAGACATCCCGTTCATCGGGGGGTTTGTCGGTTATTTCGGTTACGAAATGAACCGATACGCGGAAAGCGTGCCGGCCGGCTTGCCCGATCCCGTCGGAGCGCCGGATTCGTTTTGGATGTTTGCGGATCGCGTGCTCATCTGGGATCAAAAGCTTCGAAAAGCGTGGCTGAGTCGGATTCTGCTCGGCGGTGAAGACAGAAAAAGCGCCGAGCGGGACATGGAGCGCGACGTGGAAGCCATTCTCCGCGCATCCGCCCGTCCGCTCCCCGAAGTGCCCGGCCATTCGCGGGACGATGCATCTGCCGAAGTCGGGATGTTTGCGGGAATGGAAACCAGGGAGACCTATCTGGAAAAGATCGCCCGCATCAAGGAGCACATCGCCGCCGGAGACATTTATCAGGCATGTTTCACCCATCCGTTTTCCTGCGTGTTGCATGCGGATCCTTTTGAACTGTATCGGGTGCTGCGGGCCGTGAACCCTGCTCCGTTTTCCTGTTTTTTGCGCATGGGGGATCTGGCCGTTTGCTCCTCGTCTCCGGAAAGATTTTTGAAACTCGGCGCAAACGGACTGTTGGAAACCCGGCCGATCAAAGGGACACGGCGCAGAAGCGGAGATGAAGCCGAAGATCGCGCACGGGCGGAGGAACTTCGCGCCAGCGTCAAAGACCGGGCGGAGAACGTCATGATCGTCGATTTGGCCCGCCACGACTTGGGCAAAGTCTCCGCAAGCGGAAGCGTCATCGTTCCCGAGCTGTTCCGAATCGAATCGTACGCCACGGTTCATCAGCTGGTCTCCGTCGTGGAAGGGAAACTGGCGGAAGGGGTCCATCCCGTGGATGCGATCCGCGCCTCGTTTCCGGGCGGGTCGATGACCGGGGCCCCCAAGATCAGAGCCATGGAGATCCTTCATGAACTGGAGACCGTGAAACGGGGAATCTATTCAGGCGGATTGGGTTACCTCGACGTGCGCGGGAATTTCGATCTCAGCATGGTGATTCGCACCGTCGTTTGTCGGGAGGATCGCGCCTGGTTCCACGTGGGAGGCGGCATTGTGGCCGACTCCGATCCGGATGACGAATACCGGGAGTCGCTGGACAAGGCAGCCGCGCTGAAAAGAGCGATCCTGCTGTGCAACCGGCGGGCATCATCCATCCCCGAAAATCCGGCGTGA
- a CDS encoding DUF402 domain-containing protein: MNLKQGDTIRIESFKHGGTFHRAWKESVILRPEDPLILANHDAEVIEKDGRERIFPGLAVCHFSRRDWFHTVVLFDGEYRLKQYYCNIASPFWLEGKTLRYVDYDLDLVAEPDLTFRWLDEDEFSANRILYGYPDDLVRRIHDARNRLEERIRGREEPFGPGFAPFWCKRWFEWTNRKGKME, from the coding sequence TTGAACCTGAAACAGGGTGACACCATTCGCATCGAGAGTTTCAAGCATGGAGGAACCTTTCACAGAGCTTGGAAAGAGTCGGTCATACTCCGGCCGGAAGATCCGCTCATTCTGGCCAACCACGACGCCGAAGTCATCGAAAAGGACGGGAGGGAACGGATCTTTCCCGGACTGGCCGTTTGCCACTTTTCCAGGCGGGACTGGTTTCATACGGTGGTGCTGTTCGACGGGGAGTATCGATTGAAACAGTACTACTGCAACATCGCTTCTCCCTTTTGGTTGGAAGGAAAAACGCTTCGGTACGTCGATTATGATCTGGATTTGGTCGCGGAGCCCGATCTGACATTCCGGTGGCTGGATGAAGACGAATTTTCCGCAAACCGCATCCTGTACGGGTATCCGGATGATCTGGTCCGCAGAATCCATGACGCAAGAAACAGGCTTGAAGAGAGAATCCGCGGAAGGGAGGAGCCGTTCGGTCCCGGGTTCGCTCCATTTTGGTGCAAGCGCTGGTTTGAATGGACAAACCGGAAAGGAAAGATGGAGTGA
- the cyoE gene encoding heme o synthase → MQRSIPRQDAGNRFMPDEVTAKTGPSWRDFVEITKPGINKSNLLAAFAGYWMAAGLTELDVPVLLWTLLGTALVIAGGCTLNNLYDRDIDPLMERTRDRTLVRGTIRPSVALWYGIVLTVTGLTVLALGANPLAALLGFMGFFVYVVVYTMWLKRTSVHNTLVGSFSGAVPPVIGWVAAEGTLGPEAWALFLILFFWQPPHFFALAMRRVDDYRAAGIPMLPVVRGFQATKKQTLAYTILLFVSSLFLWWTGACGWIYLVAAVILGGLYVRLVLKGFRTGNDVEWANRLFFYSLIYLTVLFTVIIVDVTVRELL, encoded by the coding sequence GTGCAACGGTCAATACCCCGGCAGGACGCCGGCAACCGGTTCATGCCGGATGAAGTGACCGCAAAAACGGGTCCGTCGTGGCGGGACTTTGTGGAGATCACCAAGCCCGGGATCAACAAAAGCAACCTGCTTGCCGCTTTTGCCGGCTACTGGATGGCGGCCGGGTTGACGGAGCTTGATGTTCCGGTTCTTCTGTGGACGCTTCTCGGGACCGCGTTGGTGATCGCCGGCGGTTGCACATTGAACAACCTGTATGACCGCGACATTGATCCGCTCATGGAGCGAACCCGGGATCGCACCCTGGTTCGGGGGACCATCAGGCCGTCGGTCGCGCTCTGGTACGGGATTGTGCTGACCGTGACCGGTTTGACGGTACTCGCTTTGGGGGCCAACCCCCTGGCGGCCTTGCTCGGATTCATGGGGTTTTTTGTGTATGTCGTGGTGTATACCATGTGGTTGAAGCGAACCAGCGTTCACAATACCTTGGTGGGAAGCTTTTCCGGCGCCGTTCCTCCGGTGATCGGATGGGTCGCGGCCGAAGGAACGCTCGGTCCGGAAGCATGGGCGCTGTTTCTCATTCTGTTTTTCTGGCAACCTCCTCATTTCTTCGCTCTCGCCATGCGAAGAGTGGATGATTACCGGGCGGCGGGCATTCCGATGCTTCCGGTGGTGAGAGGGTTTCAGGCCACGAAAAAACAGACTCTGGCATACACGATTCTTTTGTTCGTTTCTTCACTATTTCTGTGGTGGACGGGGGCTTGCGGTTGGATCTACCTCGTCGCTGCGGTCATTCTGGGCGGGTTATACGTCCGGCTGGTTCTGAAAGGGTTCAGAACCGGCAATGACGTGGAATGGGCGAATCGATTGTTCTTCTATTCCCTGATCTACCTGACGGTGCTCTTCACGGTGATCATCGTGGATGTGACCGTCCGGGAACTTTTGTGA
- a CDS encoding ABC transporter ATP-binding protein has translation MNSVRRYLLFVKPYGKQIAATMAVGILKFGIPLLLPLLLKYVVDELLLSPLSPDEKLRKLGMVIIGTLFLFTVVRLPVEYWRQYFAQWTASRVLFDLRNRLFDHIQKLSLRYYQNQKAGQIISRVINDVEQTKEFVITGMMNIWLDFTTLAIAVGAMLWLDPWMTLVSLAIFPLYAVCVKYFFKNMRRSTGERSQALAELQGHLHERVQGIAVIRAFRLEEHEQQQFETRNRHFLDKAVAHTRWVARTFAAINTITDLAPIIVISVSAWLVISGDLTIGEMTAFYGYMGLIYNPVRRLVNASTTLTQALASMDRVFEFLDEAHEITDRPDARDISKVRGHIRLERVKFRYHAEQDWILNGVNLEVLPGQTVALVGPSGGGKSSIISLIPRFFDVAEGSVRLDGIDVRDFTQASLREKIGLVMQEPVLFSGTVEDNIRMGKIDATMEEIIEAAKAAGAHEFIGGLPDGYRTEIGERGVKLSGGQKQRIALARVFLKNPPVLILDEATSALDLKTEKWVQESLDRLSEGRTTIIVAHRLSTITHADRIFVINNGIVVEQGTHEELMDMGGLYHELYTVQNLENLREEAGDPGLGALSLTEGKHA, from the coding sequence ATGAACAGTGTACGGCGTTACCTTCTGTTTGTGAAGCCTTACGGTAAACAAATCGCGGCCACCATGGCGGTGGGAATCCTGAAATTCGGCATCCCGCTCCTTTTGCCCCTGTTGTTGAAATACGTGGTGGACGAACTCCTCCTTTCTCCCCTGTCGCCGGATGAAAAACTCCGGAAACTGGGCATGGTGATCATCGGTACCCTGTTCCTGTTCACCGTGGTGCGGCTGCCTGTCGAGTACTGGCGCCAGTACTTTGCGCAATGGACGGCGAGCCGCGTTCTTTTTGACCTCAGAAACCGGCTGTTTGATCACATCCAGAAATTATCCCTCAGGTATTACCAAAACCAGAAAGCGGGACAGATCATCTCCAGGGTGATCAACGACGTGGAACAGACCAAAGAGTTCGTGATCACCGGGATGATGAACATCTGGCTGGATTTCACCACGCTGGCGATCGCCGTCGGTGCGATGCTCTGGCTGGATCCGTGGATGACGCTGGTTTCACTCGCGATTTTCCCCCTGTATGCCGTTTGTGTGAAATATTTCTTCAAGAACATGCGTCGTTCCACAGGGGAACGTTCGCAGGCTCTGGCCGAACTCCAGGGCCATCTCCATGAACGGGTGCAAGGCATCGCCGTCATCCGGGCATTCCGTCTCGAGGAGCATGAACAGCAACAATTCGAAACGCGCAACCGTCATTTTCTTGACAAGGCCGTCGCCCATACCCGCTGGGTGGCCAGAACGTTTGCCGCCATCAACACCATCACCGATCTCGCTCCCATCATCGTCATTTCCGTCTCCGCCTGGCTCGTGATCAGCGGCGATCTGACCATCGGGGAAATGACCGCGTTTTACGGGTACATGGGTCTCATCTATAATCCGGTTCGCCGCCTCGTCAATGCTTCCACCACGCTCACCCAGGCATTGGCTTCCATGGACCGCGTGTTTGAATTTCTGGACGAAGCCCATGAGATCACCGATCGTCCGGATGCCAGGGACATTTCCAAAGTACGTGGACACATTCGTCTGGAACGGGTGAAATTTCGCTATCATGCGGAGCAGGATTGGATCTTGAACGGGGTGAACCTCGAAGTTCTTCCCGGACAGACGGTGGCGCTGGTCGGACCGAGCGGGGGCGGAAAATCCAGCATCATATCGCTGATCCCGCGATTTTTCGACGTCGCGGAAGGAAGCGTTCGTCTCGACGGCATCGATGTCCGGGATTTCACCCAAGCCTCCCTCAGGGAGAAGATCGGATTGGTCATGCAGGAACCCGTCCTCTTCAGCGGGACCGTGGAGGACAACATCCGGATGGGCAAGATCGATGCCACGATGGAAGAAATCATCGAAGCGGCCAAGGCGGCGGGAGCCCATGAATTCATCGGGGGACTGCCCGACGGATACCGGACGGAGATCGGAGAGCGCGGAGTGAAGCTCTCGGGAGGCCAGAAACAGCGCATTGCGCTTGCGAGGGTGTTTCTCAAGAATCCTCCGGTGTTGATCCTGGATGAAGCCACTTCCGCCCTGGATCTGAAGACGGAAAAGTGGGTACAGGAGTCCCTGGACCGGCTTTCCGAGGGCAGAACCACGATCATCGTCGCCCACCGTCTTTCCACCATCACGCATGCGGATCGCATTTTCGTGATCAACAACGGAATCGTGGTCGAACAGGGGACTCATGAAGAACTGATGGACATGGGCGGGTTGTATCATGAGCTGTACACCGTTCAAAATCTGGAAAATCTTCGCGAAGAAGCCGGGGATCCCGGTTTGGGTGCCCTTTCATTGACGGAGGGAAAACATGCATAA
- the proC gene encoding pyrroline-5-carboxylate reductase → MLKDKRIGFVGAGSMSEAIVAGLLTSGEVRPENISLFNRQNGERIRTLIGKWNLEPANMSPERVLGSDVVILAVKPKDLPEVLRRWGSGIRRGQLVLSVAAGVSTSWIEARVGEGTAVIRCMPNTSCAVGRSATALAPGSHAGRDEMNVARRLFESIGEVTEVDERLMDAVTGLSGSGPAYVYYLAEALESAGISAGLSRDAARRLTVQTLLGAAHMLRETEEPAEMLRRKVTSPGGTTMAGLEVLDRYRFPEAVREAVLRAAERSVEMGRQLTGFEG, encoded by the coding sequence ATGTTGAAAGACAAACGGATCGGATTCGTGGGGGCAGGTTCGATGTCCGAAGCCATCGTGGCGGGACTTCTCACGTCCGGTGAGGTTCGTCCGGAAAACATCTCCCTCTTCAATCGCCAAAACGGCGAGAGAATCCGGACGCTTATCGGGAAATGGAACCTTGAACCGGCCAACATGTCACCGGAACGCGTACTTGGTTCGGACGTGGTGATTCTGGCCGTCAAGCCCAAGGACTTGCCGGAAGTGCTCAGACGATGGGGAAGCGGCATCCGGCGGGGGCAGCTTGTCCTGTCCGTGGCGGCGGGAGTCTCCACGTCATGGATCGAGGCACGCGTCGGAGAGGGAACGGCCGTCATCCGGTGCATGCCCAACACATCCTGCGCGGTGGGACGGTCGGCGACGGCGCTCGCACCGGGCAGTCATGCCGGCAGGGACGAGATGAATGTGGCCAGGAGGCTGTTTGAGAGCATCGGGGAAGTGACCGAAGTGGACGAACGGCTGATGGACGCCGTCACCGGTTTGTCCGGGAGCGGCCCGGCGTATGTTTATTATCTGGCGGAAGCACTCGAATCGGCGGGGATCAGCGCGGGGCTGTCGCGGGATGCTGCCCGCCGGCTCACCGTTCAGACGCTGCTGGGAGCCGCGCACATGCTGCGTGAAACGGAAGAACCGGCGGAAATGCTTCGCCGGAAAGTGACTTCCCCGGGAGGAACCACCATGGCGGGCCTGGAAGTGCTGGACCGGTACCGGTTCCCGGAAGCGGTTCGGGAAGCGGTTCTTCGGGCCGCGGAGCGTTCCGTGGAAATGGGACGGCAACTGACCGGCTTCGAGGGATGA
- a CDS encoding GNAT family N-acetyltransferase, whose protein sequence is MRLRSFQLSDVHSVIQIWQMTANHEQEKETLRVLSEQLGRDRDLVIVAENGDGRVVGAIVGTMDGSTGFFYCLAVHPDYQRKKVGTMLVKALEARFVRKGVKRIWITVDKGTEKLLPFYQYLGYTNTCSTRLEKELFTALRDRTG, encoded by the coding sequence ATGCGTCTTCGGTCTTTCCAATTGTCCGATGTCCATTCCGTCATCCAGATTTGGCAGATGACCGCAAATCACGAGCAGGAGAAAGAAACGCTCCGGGTCCTTTCCGAACAGCTCGGCCGTGACCGTGATCTGGTCATTGTGGCGGAAAACGGCGATGGACGGGTAGTCGGCGCCATTGTGGGCACCATGGACGGAAGCACTGGATTTTTTTATTGTCTCGCGGTTCATCCGGATTATCAGAGAAAGAAAGTGGGGACCATGCTGGTCAAAGCCTTGGAGGCCCGGTTTGTGCGGAAGGGCGTAAAGAGGATCTGGATCACGGTGGACAAAGGAACGGAGAAACTGCTGCCCTTTTATCAATATCTCGGCTACACCAACACCTGCAGCACGCGCTTGGAGAAAGAACTGTTCACGGCCCTCCGGGATCGTACCGGGTGA